A genomic segment from Flavobacterium inviolabile encodes:
- a CDS encoding T9SS-dependent choice-of-anchor J family protein, protein MKKKLLSLFLLLSITAGAQTTLFEDSFEAYNDFIIQNIGSWITLDLDGSTTYADDGTIVWSNKFLPQAFIIFNPSVAGVTNAASGNELRNYDPKTGSKYAGSWAAVLPGDGVGGTGPNNDWLVSPPIPLGASDNVVSFWVKSMSSSYGLENYTVGVYTGSGVPAASSDFTLISGGGSLTAPFPNWEQKTFNLDAYANQTVRIGIHCVSVNRYFFMVDDFKVTTATLGARDFFNQHFTIFPNPANEVLHVSVKNDTGIKGIQITDLNGRTVKKIEQPPVEALQLNVSDLTAGMYLITVQTNDGNAVSKFLKN, encoded by the coding sequence ATGAAGAAAAAATTACTTTCACTTTTTTTGTTATTATCAATAACAGCGGGTGCTCAGACAACTCTTTTTGAGGATAGTTTTGAGGCGTATAATGACTTTATCATTCAGAACATTGGTTCCTGGATTACGCTCGATTTAGACGGTTCTACTACGTATGCTGATGACGGTACGATAGTTTGGAGTAATAAATTTTTACCACAGGCATTTATCATTTTTAACCCTTCGGTAGCCGGAGTCACAAACGCTGCTTCGGGTAATGAACTCCGCAATTACGATCCGAAAACCGGAAGCAAATATGCCGGCTCATGGGCGGCGGTTTTACCAGGTGACGGCGTTGGCGGAACCGGTCCGAATAATGACTGGCTGGTAAGTCCTCCCATCCCGCTTGGAGCCTCGGATAATGTTGTCAGTTTCTGGGTAAAATCAATGTCAAGCTCCTATGGACTGGAAAATTATACGGTTGGGGTATATACCGGTTCCGGTGTACCGGCAGCTTCTTCCGATTTTACGCTTATTTCCGGCGGCGGATCGCTAACGGCACCCTTTCCAAACTGGGAACAAAAAACCTTTAACCTGGATGCCTATGCCAATCAGACGGTGCGGATCGGGATACACTGTGTTTCTGTAAACCGGTATTTTTTTATGGTTGACGATTTTAAAGTCACCACAGCCACATTGGGAGCCCGGGACTTTTTTAATCAGCATTTTACAATTTTCCCGAATCCGGCAAATGAGGTGCTGCATGTTTCGGTTAAGAACGATACCGGGATTAAAGGGATTCAGATCACCGATTTAAACGGCAGAACCGTAAAAAAAATAGAGCAGCCGCCAGTGGAAGCATTACAGCTCAATGTGTCCGATCTGACCGCCGGAATGTACCTGATTACGGTGCAGACAAATGACGGAAATGCGGTTTCCAAGTTTCTCAAAAACTAA
- a CDS encoding O-acetylhomoserine aminocarboxypropyltransferase/cysteine synthase family protein: MSTQKFSTNALHAGHDVTKNAGTRAVPIYQTTSYVFNNAEHAANLFGLTEAGYIYTRLNNPTNDVLEQRLAALEGGIGAVVTASGTAAIATALLVLLKAGDHIVASSSLYGGTYNLLNVTLPRLGITTTFVDPSDAENFTKAAKENTRAFFAESLGNPKLDVLDLKAIGQAARAFKVPFIVDNTVATPYLLNPIEHGANIVIHSLTKYISGNGTSLGGAIIDAGNFDWSNGKFPEFTEPSAGYHGLVYHEALGNAAFIAKVRIEGLRDFGGALSPFNAFQIIQGLETLDIRVKKHSENALELAKWLEQQEEVAWVNYPGLPSSKYYDLALQYLPKGQNGVVTFGLKGGFEAARQVADTTKIFSLLANIGDSKSLIIHPTSTTHQQLTEEQQLSTGVTKDLIRLSVGLEDIEDLKTDLAAAFAIVKAKRTITS, translated from the coding sequence ATGAGCACTCAAAAATTTTCAACAAACGCACTTCACGCAGGACACGACGTAACTAAAAACGCAGGAACCAGAGCGGTACCGATTTATCAGACCACTTCCTATGTGTTCAACAATGCAGAACATGCAGCAAACCTATTTGGTCTTACCGAAGCAGGATATATTTACACCCGTTTGAATAACCCGACAAATGATGTGTTGGAACAACGTCTTGCCGCCCTCGAAGGAGGAATCGGAGCTGTTGTGACTGCTTCGGGAACGGCCGCAATTGCCACAGCACTTTTAGTATTGCTAAAAGCCGGCGACCACATTGTAGCTTCCAGCAGCCTGTATGGCGGAACCTATAACCTACTGAATGTTACCTTGCCAAGACTGGGAATCACAACAACATTTGTGGATCCTTCCGATGCGGAAAACTTCACTAAGGCAGCAAAAGAAAATACCAGAGCCTTTTTTGCGGAAAGTTTAGGAAACCCGAAACTGGATGTACTGGACCTGAAAGCCATCGGACAAGCAGCCAGGGCATTTAAAGTTCCGTTTATCGTGGACAATACGGTAGCTACTCCATACTTACTGAATCCGATTGAACACGGTGCCAACATTGTGATTCACTCGTTAACAAAATATATTTCCGGAAACGGAACCTCTTTAGGCGGCGCCATCATAGACGCCGGAAACTTTGACTGGAGCAACGGGAAATTCCCGGAATTCACAGAACCGTCAGCAGGATACCACGGATTGGTATACCATGAAGCCTTAGGAAATGCAGCCTTTATTGCCAAAGTGAGAATAGAAGGACTGCGGGATTTCGGAGGCGCTTTAAGTCCGTTCAATGCCTTTCAGATCATTCAGGGTCTGGAAACTCTGGATATCCGGGTAAAAAAGCACAGCGAAAATGCCCTGGAACTGGCAAAATGGCTGGAACAACAGGAAGAAGTAGCCTGGGTAAACTATCCGGGATTACCCTCCAGTAAATATTACGACTTAGCCCTGCAATACCTGCCGAAAGGACAAAACGGAGTGGTAACATTCGGACTAAAAGGAGGATTTGAAGCGGCACGGCAGGTAGCCGATACCACGAAGATCTTCTCTCTACTGGCAAACATCGGAGACTCTAAATCTTTAATTATTCACCCAACGAGCACCACGCATCAGCAATTAACGGAAGAACAACAATTGTCAACGGGAGTAACAAAAGATTTAATCCGCTTATCGGTAGGATTAGAGGATATAGAAGATTTAAAAACAGATTTGGCAGCAGCATTTGCAATAGTCAAAGCAAAAAGAACGATAACATCATGA
- a CDS encoding OsmC family protein, whose amino-acid sequence MSTKIVNVLGFVGNDAQFVVKAQDFKVRISSNVAGTSAEGPSPVEFLLAGFAGSINAVGQLVAKELNLNLKSLQVEISGELETNKAEGIATRSRPGFRRIEVVVKPTTDAPLTLLKEWIDTVKDRCPLRDNLLNTTPVLLTLVKEYNQSEVA is encoded by the coding sequence ATGAGCACTAAAATAGTAAACGTATTAGGATTTGTAGGGAATGACGCGCAGTTTGTAGTAAAAGCGCAGGATTTCAAAGTAAGAATAAGCAGCAATGTTGCCGGAACCTCGGCAGAAGGACCCAGTCCGGTAGAATTTTTATTAGCCGGATTTGCCGGAAGCATCAACGCTGTAGGACAGCTGGTTGCCAAAGAACTGAACCTGAACCTGAAATCACTTCAGGTGGAAATTTCCGGAGAACTGGAAACCAATAAAGCCGAAGGAATTGCCACCCGATCAAGACCGGGTTTCAGAAGAATAGAAGTAGTGGTAAAACCCACTACCGATGCACCGCTGACCTTATTAAAAGAATGGATCGACACGGTAAAAGACAGATGCCCGCTAAGAGACAATCTGCTCAACACCACACCGGTTTTGTTAACGCTGGTTAAGGAATACAACCAGTCGGAAGTAGCATAA
- a CDS encoding alpha/beta fold hydrolase produces the protein MDTLKKIDLFDFTLHNGVNKRWLSLYYQVFGQPIGTAPVVLVNHALTGNSQVTGQNGWWTSLIGPDAVIDTGFYTVIAFNIPGNGYDGKTESLIHNYRDFTTKDIARIFWEGLQFLGIKQLFAVIGGSLGGGIAWEMTLLQPENIRHLIPIAADWKATDWLIANVLVQDKILNNSDNPVHDARLHAMLLYRTPQSLKQKFNRTKNETQSIYQIESWLLHHGEKLKGRFQLASYKLMNHLLKTIGEDLNCGSFLRLGKETKAQIHIVAVDSDYFFTAAENKETYEILKRVKEDVYYHEIQSIHGHDAFLIEFEQLNNILKHIFITTKQTIQ, from the coding sequence ATGGATACGCTGAAAAAAATAGATCTTTTCGATTTTACGTTACACAACGGGGTAAATAAAAGATGGCTGTCGTTGTACTATCAGGTCTTCGGACAACCGATAGGAACCGCTCCGGTAGTGTTGGTCAATCACGCGTTAACGGGCAATTCGCAGGTAACCGGACAAAACGGATGGTGGACCAGCCTGATTGGACCGGATGCCGTGATCGATACCGGTTTTTACACTGTGATCGCGTTTAATATTCCCGGAAACGGCTATGACGGAAAAACCGAAAGCCTGATCCATAATTACCGGGACTTTACCACAAAAGACATTGCCAGGATATTTTGGGAAGGCTTACAGTTTTTAGGAATCAAACAACTTTTTGCAGTAATAGGAGGAAGCCTTGGCGGAGGAATTGCATGGGAAATGACGTTACTGCAGCCGGAAAATATTCGGCACCTCATTCCGATAGCAGCAGACTGGAAAGCGACAGACTGGCTCATTGCCAATGTGCTGGTTCAGGATAAAATACTGAACAACTCCGATAATCCTGTCCATGATGCCCGACTGCATGCCATGTTACTGTACCGCACACCGCAATCGCTAAAGCAGAAATTCAACAGAACCAAAAACGAAACACAAAGCATTTACCAGATTGAAAGCTGGCTGCTGCACCACGGCGAAAAACTGAAAGGCAGATTTCAGTTGGCATCCTACAAACTGATGAACCACCTTTTAAAAACCATAGGCGAAGATTTGAATTGCGGCAGTTTTCTCAGACTGGGAAAAGAAACCAAAGCACAGATACACATCGTTGCCGTAGACAGTGATTATTTTTTCACCGCAGCGGAAAATAAAGAAACCTATGAAATTTTAAAAAGGGTTAAAGAAGACGTTTACTATCACGAAATCCAATCCATACACGGGCACGATGCCTTTTTGATTGAATTCGAGCAATTGAACAACATACTCAAACACATATTTATAACAACAAAACAAACAATACAATGA
- the thrA gene encoding bifunctional aspartate kinase/homoserine dehydrogenase I — protein sequence MKILKFGGKSLAYDGGFDKVLRIIQDKADKQEKIAVVVSAIGNATNELEQILEAASKNQTYTEQLNHFKQQQQGRRAVDLSNEFSLLEKLFEGVALLGDYSPKIKDNVLAQGEVIAAKIVTDALKEKGLNANFSDARLLIKTDTRFGSAQPLEQLSRKNVLNHFKQNNGTTINVITGFIGSNANNETTTLGRNGSNYTASLIANYLEAEELQNYTHVDGIYTANPDLVTDARKIDRLSFNEANELANFGATILHAKTIIPLIEKNIPLRILNTFNNNNHGTLITSVSDNEGIKSLSVLDNVALINLEGRGLLGKTGVDARIFRVMAENDISVSIISQGSSERGIGIVVAADKATKAVIGLEKEFENDFYTKDVNKISVTDDVAVISIIGQDLSTFHKPYTALIRNKIVPILFNNTVTGKNVSLVVQKGQIHKALNVIHGEIFGVSKKINVAVFGHGLVGGTLIDQILASAENIEKIKGIKINIFAIANSKKALFNKSGITADWKNDIRENGAAYTVADIIGYANEHHLENLIAIDNTASSTFIENYIALAENSFDLISSNKVANTVSYDFYKKLRKVLAENQKNYLYETNVGAGLPLIDTIKLLHLSGENITRIKGVFSGTLSYLFNHFSVENRPFSEVLQEAIDNGFTEPDPREDLCGNDVGRKLLILARELDLQNEFEEIQIRNLIPENLRAGNAAAFLTRTKELDSIYDGLKAAQKPNHVLRYIGELSGDLQQEKGNLEVKLVSVPSDSALGQLKGSDSIFEIYTDSYGDRPIVIQGAGAGASVTARGVFGDILRLSEKK from the coding sequence ATGAAGATTTTAAAATTTGGAGGAAAATCACTGGCCTATGATGGCGGATTTGATAAGGTACTCCGCATTATTCAGGATAAGGCAGATAAACAGGAAAAGATAGCTGTTGTGGTTTCCGCTATCGGGAATGCCACAAATGAACTGGAACAGATACTGGAAGCAGCCTCAAAAAACCAAACCTATACAGAACAATTAAACCACTTTAAACAACAACAGCAAGGCAGGCGGGCAGTCGATTTATCAAACGAATTCTCCCTTTTGGAAAAACTGTTTGAAGGAGTGGCACTATTGGGAGATTACAGTCCGAAAATCAAGGATAACGTATTGGCACAGGGAGAAGTCATCGCCGCTAAAATTGTAACGGATGCTTTAAAAGAAAAAGGACTGAATGCCAATTTTTCGGATGCCCGCTTACTGATCAAAACCGATACCCGTTTCGGAAGTGCCCAACCGCTGGAACAACTGTCCCGAAAGAACGTACTGAATCACTTCAAACAAAACAACGGTACAACCATTAATGTAATTACCGGATTCATTGGTTCCAATGCCAATAATGAAACAACTACATTGGGCCGGAACGGAAGCAACTACACCGCGTCACTGATTGCCAATTACCTGGAAGCAGAAGAACTGCAAAACTATACCCACGTTGACGGTATTTATACCGCTAATCCCGATCTGGTAACAGATGCCAGAAAAATAGACCGCCTGTCGTTTAATGAAGCCAACGAACTGGCCAACTTCGGAGCCACCATATTGCATGCCAAAACGATTATCCCTTTAATCGAGAAAAACATCCCGCTGCGCATTCTGAATACGTTTAACAATAACAATCACGGTACCCTGATCACTTCCGTATCCGATAATGAAGGAATCAAATCCCTTTCGGTACTGGACAATGTCGCCTTGATTAACCTGGAAGGAAGAGGGCTTTTGGGTAAAACCGGAGTCGATGCCCGTATTTTCAGGGTAATGGCAGAAAACGATATCAGTGTAAGCATTATTTCGCAGGGGTCTTCCGAAAGAGGAATCGGGATTGTGGTCGCTGCCGATAAAGCCACCAAAGCCGTTATCGGGCTGGAAAAAGAATTTGAAAACGATTTTTATACCAAAGACGTCAATAAAATTTCGGTGACAGATGATGTTGCGGTGATTTCGATAATAGGGCAGGACCTGAGTACTTTCCACAAACCGTACACAGCCCTGATCCGAAACAAAATAGTACCAATCCTTTTCAATAATACCGTTACCGGAAAAAATGTGAGCCTGGTAGTGCAGAAAGGACAAATCCACAAAGCGCTGAATGTGATCCACGGTGAAATATTCGGGGTGTCCAAAAAAATTAATGTTGCGGTTTTCGGGCACGGACTCGTAGGCGGTACATTAATCGACCAGATCCTGGCTTCGGCAGAAAACATTGAAAAAATAAAAGGCATAAAAATCAACATTTTTGCGATTGCCAATTCTAAAAAAGCCTTGTTCAACAAATCCGGAATTACTGCAGACTGGAAAAATGATATCCGGGAAAACGGAGCGGCTTATACGGTAGCGGATATTATCGGCTATGCAAACGAACATCATCTGGAAAACCTGATCGCAATAGACAACACGGCGAGCAGTACCTTTATTGAAAACTACATTGCCCTGGCAGAAAACAGTTTTGACCTGATCTCTTCCAATAAGGTTGCCAATACAGTAAGCTATGATTTCTACAAAAAACTCAGAAAAGTACTGGCCGAAAATCAGAAGAATTACCTGTATGAAACTAATGTTGGTGCCGGATTACCGTTAATTGATACGATTAAATTGCTACACCTTTCCGGGGAGAATATTACCCGAATCAAAGGTGTTTTTTCCGGAACATTGAGCTATTTATTCAACCATTTCTCGGTGGAGAACCGGCCTTTCAGCGAAGTGCTGCAGGAAGCGATCGACAACGGATTTACAGAACCGGACCCAAGAGAAGACTTATGCGGAAATGACGTGGGTCGGAAATTACTGATCCTGGCCAGAGAGCTCGATTTACAGAACGAGTTTGAAGAAATTCAGATCCGGAACCTCATTCCGGAAAACCTGAGAGCCGGTAATGCAGCAGCATTCCTGACGCGAACAAAAGAACTGGACAGCATTTATGACGGGCTGAAAGCTGCTCAAAAACCAAATCATGTGTTGCGTTATATCGGGGAATTATCCGGCGACCTGCAGCAGGAAAAAGGCAATCTCGAAGTAAAACTGGTTTCTGTACCAAGTGATTCCGCCTTAGGACAGCTAAAAGGTTCCGATTCAATTTTTGAAATCTATACCGATTCATACGGAGATCGTCCCATTGTAATACAGGGAGCCGGTGCAGGCGCTTCCGTAACGGCGAGAGGCGTTTTTGGCGACATACTAAGACTATCGGAAAAAAAATAA
- a CDS encoding trans-sulfuration enzyme family protein, with protein sequence MSTETFGFETRAIRSQLERSQYLEHSVPLYLSSSFVFEDAEDMRASFAEEKDRNIYSRFSNPNTTEFVEKICQMEGAEAGYAFATGMAAVYSTFAALLNSGDHIVSASSVFGSTHTLFTKYFPKWNITTSYFSIAEPETIERYIQPNTKILYAESPTNPAVDILDLEYLGALAKKHNLILIIDNCFATPYIQNPIQFGADLVIHSATKLIDGQGRVLGGITVGKEDLIREIYLFSRNTGPSLSPFNAWVLSKSLETLAVRVEKHCENAEKVAAFLEEHPNVKTVKYPFLKSHPQYEIAKKQMRLGGNIVAFEIKGGIDAGRQFLDKIQLCSLSANLGDTRTIVTHPASTTHSKLTEEERLAVSITDGLVRVSVGLETITDIINDLKQALS encoded by the coding sequence ATGAGTACTGAAACCTTCGGATTTGAAACCCGGGCCATACGTTCGCAGTTAGAACGTTCACAATATTTGGAACATTCCGTGCCTTTATACCTTTCGTCAAGTTTTGTCTTCGAAGATGCCGAAGACATGAGGGCTTCCTTTGCCGAAGAAAAAGACCGGAATATCTACAGCCGTTTCAGCAATCCGAATACGACCGAGTTTGTAGAGAAAATCTGCCAGATGGAAGGAGCCGAAGCCGGATATGCTTTTGCAACCGGAATGGCAGCGGTCTATTCCACCTTTGCCGCATTGCTGAACTCCGGAGATCATATTGTTTCCGCCAGCAGTGTCTTTGGTTCTACACACACGCTGTTTACCAAATACTTCCCGAAATGGAATATCACGACGTCCTATTTTAGCATTGCCGAACCGGAAACGATTGAACGTTATATTCAGCCGAATACAAAAATCCTGTATGCCGAATCGCCAACGAATCCTGCTGTAGATATACTGGATCTGGAATATTTGGGAGCGCTTGCGAAAAAGCACAACCTGATCCTGATTATCGACAACTGTTTTGCAACACCCTATATCCAGAACCCGATACAATTTGGTGCCGATCTGGTGATCCATTCGGCAACAAAACTAATAGACGGTCAGGGAAGGGTACTGGGCGGTATCACGGTAGGAAAAGAAGATCTGATCCGTGAGATCTATCTGTTCTCCCGGAATACCGGTCCGTCTTTATCGCCGTTCAATGCCTGGGTATTGTCTAAAAGCCTGGAAACTTTGGCGGTAAGAGTCGAGAAGCACTGTGAAAATGCAGAAAAAGTAGCGGCATTTTTAGAAGAACACCCGAATGTAAAAACGGTGAAGTACCCGTTTTTAAAATCCCACCCGCAATATGAGATCGCTAAAAAGCAAATGCGATTGGGCGGAAATATTGTCGCTTTTGAAATCAAAGGCGGTATTGACGCCGGAAGACAATTTCTGGATAAGATACAATTGTGTTCCCTGTCGGCTAACCTGGGAGATACCCGGACGATAGTAACACATCCGGCATCGACAACACACAGTAAACTGACGGAAGAAGAACGACTCGCAGTGAGCATTACCGATGGACTGGTACGCGTATCGGTAGGACTGGAAACGATAACCGATATTATTAACGATTTAAAACAGGCGCTATCCTGA
- a CDS encoding homocysteine S-methyltransferase family protein has translation MSKIKEAIQNRILILDGAMGTMLQRYNFSEEDFRGERFKDFPHPLKGNNDLLSLTQPQAIREIHAKYFEAGADIVETNTFSGTTIGMADYHLEDLVYELNYESAKIAREVADEFTSLNPEKPRFVAGSIGPTNRTASMSPDVNDPGFRAVTFDDLRIAYKQQVEALIDGGSDILLVETIFDTLNAKAALFAIDEVKEERNLDIPVMVSGTITDASGRTLSGQTVEAFLISISHIPLLSVGFNCALGADQLKPYLKRLAHNTSFNVSAHPNAGLPNAFGQYDQTPEEMQLLIKEYLDDNLINIIGGCCGTTPEHIKLIAEVAKEYKPRILEVNA, from the coding sequence ATGTCAAAAATTAAAGAAGCCATACAAAACAGGATACTCATTCTCGACGGAGCAATGGGAACCATGTTGCAGCGCTATAACTTCTCTGAAGAAGATTTCAGAGGCGAACGTTTTAAAGATTTTCCACATCCTTTAAAAGGAAATAACGACTTGCTGTCGCTCACTCAGCCGCAGGCAATCCGTGAAATTCATGCCAAATACTTTGAAGCCGGAGCCGATATTGTGGAAACCAATACTTTTTCCGGCACTACTATCGGTATGGCCGATTATCATCTGGAAGACCTGGTGTACGAACTCAACTACGAATCGGCTAAAATAGCCCGTGAAGTCGCTGATGAGTTTACGTCCTTAAACCCTGAAAAACCAAGATTTGTTGCCGGTTCCATCGGGCCGACCAACCGTACGGCAAGCATGTCGCCGGATGTAAACGACCCCGGATTTAGGGCGGTTACTTTCGACGATTTGAGAATTGCCTATAAACAGCAGGTAGAAGCGTTGATCGATGGCGGAAGCGATATCCTTTTGGTCGAAACCATCTTCGATACGCTCAATGCCAAAGCGGCCTTATTTGCAATAGATGAGGTAAAGGAAGAACGCAATCTGGATATTCCTGTCATGGTGAGCGGAACAATTACCGATGCTTCCGGAAGAACATTATCCGGACAAACCGTAGAAGCCTTTTTGATCTCCATCTCTCATATCCCCTTGTTAAGCGTAGGCTTTAACTGCGCCTTGGGAGCCGATCAGCTAAAACCCTACTTAAAGCGATTGGCACACAACACGTCCTTTAATGTATCGGCACATCCGAATGCCGGATTGCCGAATGCTTTTGGACAATATGACCAGACGCCGGAAGAGATGCAGTTGCTGATCAAAGAATACTTAGACGACAACCTGATCAACATCATCGGAGGATGCTGCGGAACAACGCCGGAGCACATCAAACTAATTGCTGAAGTGGCAAAAGAATACAAACCAAGAATTTTAGAAGTAAACGCATAA